The Borreliella mayonii genome has a segment encoding these proteins:
- the ychF gene encoding redox-regulated ATPase YchF, with the protein MRLNAGIVGLPNVGKSTLFSSLTSSKVEIANYPFCTIEPNIGIVEIPDERLLKISNCIVPRKIIPAVMEFVDIAGLVKGASTGEGLGNKFLANIREVSLIVHVVRCFEEKEVIHINDDINPEKDITTINVELCLSDLETVQKSLQKQEKNVKSTDKKISESSRAIVLMLKRLEAHLSNMNPAVEFKFDDFEYNFIRSLNLLTFKKVLYVCNVDENSLSGNKYTDIVKNIALKEGNDFLILCAKIEAELAQIKDISYKNEMLELFGINDSGLGNLIKKAYYTLGLRTYFTAGLQEVRAWTFKQGMRASKAAGIIHSDFERGFIKAEVYSCEDLFKFQSVQKLKEKGLVRIEGKEYIVRDGDVIFFKFNV; encoded by the coding sequence ATGAGACTTAATGCTGGGATTGTGGGGCTTCCCAATGTGGGTAAATCTACTTTATTTTCATCTTTGACATCATCCAAGGTTGAGATCGCGAATTATCCTTTTTGTACCATTGAGCCAAATATAGGAATAGTAGAAATTCCTGATGAAAGGCTTTTAAAAATCTCAAATTGCATTGTTCCACGCAAAATCATTCCTGCTGTTATGGAATTTGTGGATATTGCAGGCCTTGTTAAAGGAGCATCAACAGGCGAAGGGCTTGGTAATAAGTTTTTAGCTAATATTCGGGAAGTTTCTCTTATTGTTCATGTTGTAAGATGTTTTGAAGAAAAAGAGGTTATTCATATTAATGATGATATTAATCCTGAGAAAGATATAACTACAATCAATGTTGAGCTTTGTCTGTCTGATCTTGAAACTGTTCAAAAAAGTCTTCAAAAACAAGAAAAAAATGTTAAAAGCACCGATAAAAAAATTAGTGAATCTTCTAGGGCAATTGTTTTAATGCTAAAAAGACTTGAAGCCCATTTAAGCAATATGAATCCTGCTGTTGAGTTTAAATTTGATGATTTTGAATACAACTTTATTAGATCATTAAATCTTTTGACTTTTAAAAAAGTTTTATATGTCTGTAATGTCGATGAAAATTCACTTAGTGGTAATAAATATACAGATATTGTAAAAAATATTGCTTTGAAAGAAGGGAATGATTTTTTAATCTTATGTGCCAAAATTGAAGCTGAGCTTGCCCAAATAAAGGATATATCTTATAAAAATGAAATGTTAGAATTATTTGGAATAAATGATAGTGGCCTTGGTAATTTAATTAAAAAAGCTTATTATACTTTGGGACTTAGAACTTATTTTACAGCAGGTTTGCAAGAAGTTAGAGCTTGGACATTTAAGCAGGGCATGAGAGCTTCTAAGGCTGCTGGAATAATTCATAGTGATTTTGAGAGGGGTTTTATTAAAGCAGAAGTTTATTCTTGTGAGGATTTGTTTAAATTTCAAAGTGTTCAAAAGCTAAAAGAAAAAGGACTTGTTAGAATTGAAGGCAAAGAATATATTGTAAGAGATGGAGATGTAATCTTTTTTAAATTTAATGTATAG
- the lnt gene encoding apolipoprotein N-acyltransferase, which produces MKTRCFCLAAFSGILTTLAIPNEIKETGYSILGFVAYVPLFIALNKLEDKKTLIGLTVFYFIIANSLQNFWLGFFHAFGWITFIGVVIGYIPYSLTLGYFLYYSLKSFKNKTMTITTLFTFYDYSRSIGFLAYPWGLAAFTVNNFNNLIQVADIFGVFFVSFAVYFLNSGIADFLIHKNKTNLLNIAFPILLITTSFTYGMLKKTELKSLLAKEIDSINIAAIQINTDPWLPGNDKKGIRDSIEITEQALKENTKIEFVIWSEGVLTYPFSKEDQHFKSSDLHNELKNFIKEQKIPFAIGAPSNVDKTIGIQQNSIYMIEPNLNIANIYSKIFLVPFAEKIPFYEYEFVRNFFFKNFRILGQIEGNKIEILKLKKFKFAPLICYDDAFPELSRFYKTQGANALLNFSNDSWSKTNSAEWQHFVVAKFRSIENGIKTIRATNAGITAIINEYGESIKKLETFTKGYLLSTVKLSPTFTTIYEKIGDSFIHILVIMFLITTLRLQFIEDKNQLVSSSLVKIKV; this is translated from the coding sequence ATGAAAACTAGATGCTTTTGCCTAGCCGCATTTTCAGGAATTCTTACAACACTTGCAATTCCAAATGAAATTAAAGAAACTGGATATTCAATCCTAGGATTTGTTGCTTATGTACCACTTTTTATAGCCTTAAACAAACTAGAAGATAAAAAAACATTAATAGGATTAACAGTATTTTACTTCATAATAGCCAACAGCTTGCAAAATTTTTGGCTTGGATTTTTTCATGCATTTGGATGGATTACATTCATCGGAGTGGTAATAGGATACATTCCATATTCATTAACTTTAGGCTATTTTCTTTATTACTCTTTAAAAAGCTTTAAAAATAAAACGATGACCATAACAACGCTTTTTACATTTTATGATTACTCAAGATCAATTGGATTTTTAGCATATCCCTGGGGGCTTGCAGCTTTCACTGTAAATAACTTCAATAACTTAATTCAAGTAGCAGACATTTTTGGTGTATTTTTTGTATCATTTGCAGTCTACTTTTTAAACTCGGGAATTGCAGACTTTTTAATACATAAAAACAAAACAAATTTGCTAAACATAGCATTTCCAATATTACTAATAACAACATCTTTTACTTACGGAATGCTTAAAAAAACAGAACTAAAAAGCTTATTAGCAAAAGAAATAGACAGCATAAACATTGCAGCTATTCAGATTAACACTGATCCCTGGTTGCCAGGAAATGACAAAAAAGGAATAAGGGATTCTATTGAAATTACAGAACAAGCCTTAAAAGAAAATACAAAAATAGAATTTGTAATCTGGAGCGAAGGGGTACTAACCTACCCTTTTAGCAAAGAAGACCAGCACTTTAAAAGCTCTGACTTACATAATGAGCTTAAAAATTTTATAAAAGAACAAAAAATCCCATTTGCCATTGGAGCTCCCTCAAATGTGGACAAAACTATAGGGATTCAACAAAATTCTATTTATATGATAGAGCCAAACCTCAACATTGCAAACATATACTCTAAAATATTCTTAGTTCCTTTTGCAGAAAAAATTCCATTTTACGAATATGAATTTGTAAGAAACTTTTTTTTTAAAAATTTTAGAATCTTAGGACAGATTGAAGGAAATAAAATTGAAATATTGAAATTGAAAAAGTTTAAATTTGCTCCCTTAATATGTTATGACGATGCATTTCCAGAACTTTCAAGGTTTTATAAAACCCAAGGTGCTAATGCATTGTTAAATTTTTCAAACGACTCTTGGTCAAAAACAAATTCAGCAGAATGGCAGCACTTTGTTGTGGCTAAATTTAGAAGCATTGAAAATGGAATCAAAACTATTAGAGCTACAAATGCAGGAATTACTGCAATCATCAACGAATATGGAGAAAGCATTAAAAAACTAGAAACTTTTACAAAAGGATACCTATTATCAACGGTAAAACTGTCCCCAACATTTACAACCATTTATGAAAAAATTGGAGACTCGTTTATACATATATTAGTGATAATGTTTTTAATCACAACGCTAAGACTTCAATTTATTGAAGACAAAAACCAATTAGTATCATCCTCTTTAGTAAAAATTAAAGTCTGA